The following DNA comes from Enterocloster bolteae.
AATAGGCGGCTTTGGCGTGCATGGAGTCCGTATAGGCATTGAGCCATGACAGCAAAGTTACTGATGGAGGTACGGCCTTAAGGGGGAAGGAGATGAGTTCACGCCCAGGATGGATGACGGATTCCTTCCTATTAAAAAGAATACCCGTATCACTTCCGCCCAGACTTCCATAGAACAGATTCTCCTCAGCAATGTTTCCCTTTAAGAACTGGAGCTGATAGCGGAACAGAAATCCCTGGCTGCGGAATAACACGTCAAACTGGGTGGGGATGTCTTTGCAGTCTGATGAAAACAGACAATGAACATCTTTAATTCTGGTTGGTACGGTTACAGATGCTGTGACCAGGGATGAGAGACAGGATAAAGCGTTGAGGACCGTGGACTTGCCTCCGCTGTTGGGACCATAGATTCCGATAAGGGGAAGGATGCATTCTCCGTCAGCCGGGTCCTTCAGAAGCGTGTTTTTATGTTCATTAATGGAGGCAGGTAGGAAATCCAACAAAACTTCCTCCTTGAATACTTTGAAATTTTTAAAACTGAACTGGATTAGCATGATAGCACCTCAATTTGTGAGAAAAAAACTCAAAAATATGTGTCATTTGTATCTAAAACCATTTTACCATAACATTGGTGATATTACAATTAGAAATGAGGTTTTTTCTCATTGATTGAGATTGCCTTCAACGTTTTGTAATTGGAAAAGTATGGATATAAGTGGATGGAAAAGTTATAAAAAACAGATAGAATTTCAATGATATAAATAAAAAGTAACGAAAAAACAGGGGTAAATAACGCTTTGTATAACGCCCTCTTTGCTATGATTATAGCGAGGGAATCTATAATTACATAATTAATTTAAGAAAAATTTTAAACTTTCTTAAATTGTAACCAGATTGTAACTGCGATTTGCTATACTAGTTTCAGACAGTTGGATTTATCTGGAATCATGTAGAAAGAAAAAGTATGAGAGGAGTGTAAGTATGGAAGGACGAAAAAGGTCTGGCATGTTAAAGAAATCAGTTTATAACATGCGGAAACGTCTGGTGGCCTTCGCGTTAGCGGCAGCCATGGTATGCACCAATGTAGGTGCGGACCTGAACGCAGCTTATGCGGCTACATCGTCGTCAGAGTCTGTCACATTCGAAATGACTGGTTCCCAATTGGTGACAGCGATCGAAGAAGCAATCGAAAACGGCAATGTAATATCACCGGGCGATCTCGACTTTACCAATGGAGACATTGCTAAATTTGAGAGTTTGTTCTACGGAGAGGGGAAAGTATTAGAAGTATTCCCTGACCCGGACGGCGGCAGTATGGATGCTGAACTGAGAGTATTCGTACGTTTGCCGGAAGATGCCGATGACATGTATATGGTGACCGGCGATGAGGAGATTATCTTCTTATATGTGAATAACGGGGAAGATACGATCAGCTGCTCCACCAACATCACCAGGATGGAGGATGGTGTAGAGAAGGTCAAAAAGACCAAGAGGATTACTGTAAAGAGCTTCGAGGCGGCATATGGCGATGAAGAGATTAACTACATTTCCAAGCCGGCAGAAGAGACGACAGCTCCCGCACCGGAAGATGTAAACGGACCAGGAACTGAGGAAACCACTGCTCCTGATACAACAGCACCAACGGATGAAGGAACCGTAGATGATACAACCACAGTTGCTCCGGGTGAGAATGAGTCTACAGATGCACCGACAGAGGAACAGACAACTGCTCCGGAAGAGGGCAGTACAGCTCCGACAGAGGGTGAGACTGAGACATCTTCAGAAGTGGCTCCGACCGAGGAAGCGACTACAGAAGAAGCAATCACAGCCCCGGAAGCCACTGAGGAAAAAGCTCAAGAAGCTACAGAAGCAGAAACAAAAGAAACAGAAGCTCCTGAACCGGAAGCAGCAGTTGAACCGGAAGAAGTGTCCGGCGAGCCGGTGGCATCTATTATCCGCCATTACGCACCGGTAGTTGCTGATAATGAGGAAGGCAATGCTGAGGACGCTCCGAAAGCCGAGGAGGCAAAGGAACCTGAGGCTGAGCCGGAAGAAAAGGAAGAACCTGTTAAGGAAACAGAGGCTCCGACGGAGAAAGAGACAGAGGCGCCAACCCCGGCAGAGACAGAAAGCACTACGGAAGCCCAGGAAGGAAATACGGAAGAATCCACAACGGCTGCACCGGATGAGACATCCGGCGAGACAGGCGAGAGCACAGACCCGAGTGAAACGACCACAGAGGGAACTACAACTGTTCCGTCTGAGGGTGATGAGACTACGGCTCCTGAGACTACCACAGAGGCAACAGAGACACCAGCTGCAACCGAAGCGGTTCAGGTAGGAACTCCTTCTGAAGTTACAAAACCTGAGGTTCAGCCGGAGGATACAGTTAATAAGGCATCGACAACTGATTTGGTTGGTATGGGATATTGCAGTACTGCAAAGGTTTATACAACTACGATTAATCAGCTGAAGGCTTTGGATGACTTTGATGGTTACAAGATTACTTATTCCATTAATCCGGGAGCCAGCGCACGTATTGTGGATGGCGCCAGGGGTGTGGCGGAAGGTGAGAGTTTAACCTTTGGGGTTAAGAACCAGATTGGATTTGCAGTTGAGAGTGTTACGGCTAATGGAGAAGCTTTGGTAGCTGACTCGGTAGCAGATAATGAGGATGGTTCGCAGACGGCATGGTATACTGTTTCTGACATATATGAAGAGCAGGAAGTTGAAGTCTATACAGTGGAAACTGACGTACATCCGGCTTTTGATGCAGAACTTGTAATGGATGACGGAATGGTTATCCACATAATGGCAGAAGAAGGAGTGCTGCCAGCAGGAGTAAAAGCTACAGCTGTACGTGTCAATAATAATGTAGAAGCAGCTGTTCAGGAGATTCTTAGTGCTGATACGGAAAAGAATGTATCTTCAGTTATGGCTTATGATATTAATCTGTGGCTTGGAGATAAACTTCTTGATGCTGAGATGTGGAGTGGAAGTCGTCTTGTAAATGTGACATTCACAGGTAAACCGATTATAGAACAGAGTGCAGAGGCTGATGTTGTTGAGGTTGTATGTGTTGAAACAGTGCAGGATGCTAATAAGGAAGAGAAAGAAAAGGCAGCCAGCCAGGAAAGTGAATTTGCTCCAGAAGATATCGTAAAGGTTGAGACTGTAAGCGAAACGGTAGATGTTCAAGGAGAACAGACGGTTGGCGAGATTTCTTTTGAGGCAGAACATTTTACTATTTATGCAGTGGTTAGTGGTAATAAACAGCTTAAGTCGGTTACGATTGCTGTTGGTGGAAAGTTGACTCTTTATAATGAGGATAGTAGAAATAGGCCGTTAAATGCAGATTGGAGTGTTACTTCAGGTTTCGATGTTATTAAATTTGCGAGTGGCAATGCTCGGAATAGGAGTAGTATTGAGATAGTTGGACTTGTGCCAGGAACAGCCACGGTAAAGGCAGATAGTGGTTATTGGCAAGAATATTCTTATACAATAATAGTGGCTGGTTCATCTGGTATTAATGCAGAGTATTGGATTACCAACCAGGAAGTAACAGGTTCGGATGGACGACAGTCAAAGAATATTAGTAGTGCAGACCTCAATCAGTATGGAGATGGTGGTGTCTCAGTAGACGAGATGGCCCCAGCTACAGGGAATAGGGGAAACGATGAACTTATTTTTTGGCATGCAAGAGTACTTCCGACAAACAATCATCAAACCAATGGTGCAGGCGTTAACCGTGTAAATGATGGGCAGAGAATTGAAAAGTTAAGGTTCTTTAACGAAAATGTTCAATATTATACATCTTCTGGAAGTTGGAAAAACTTTGCCGCAACTGATCAGTTAGTTTTTTATTACTTACAGAGAACTGAATTGGCGAAGCAGGTTGAAATTGCCGTTTCCGACTGGTGGGCTAATACTGGTGGTAATACAAGAAAAATTAAATATGAGCTTATTGATGAACTAAGCGGAAATATTATGGGTTCTTCGTCGACAAGTTATCATGATCAACATCCGGGAGTAAGTGGTATATATATTACTCCTAATTTGGATAATGCATATTCTGTTTCTAAGGTAACTGTCGACAATGTTGAAATTGATTGGGAAAATGGATTCAGCGTTGGATGGTCTAATTCATCGCAGACGGTAACAGTAAGAATATATATTAAACCGAATGAAGCGAACTTACAGATACAGTATTTAACCGAAGATGGTCAGCCTTTGACGGGAGTAATGGATAGTTCTACGTTAGGTGTACTTACGAAAGAAGGAACTGATTTTGCCGGATATGTCCGAAATGGATGGTTGCTGAAGACACAGATAGAAGGGTATTATGGTGAAACATATACCATATATACCGATTTAAGAAGCATATCAAGTCTTAAAGAATATGCATTAAATTATGAGTATTTGAGCGCAGAAGTTAGTGATAATAATACTGTATTAAAATTGTATTATAGGAGTATCTCCCATGAATATACGGTGAACTATTACAAGGACAGCACAAGCGCCAATAATTTTCTTGGAAAAGTTGAGGGAACGGGTGCTGTTGGAGATGCTATACCGGCTGATTTAAGCAAGTTTGCCCCAGCGGGTTATGTAGTACCCGGAACCAGGAGCGGAGCGACGAATATCAGCGCGGACGGCGGAGACGTCGTAAACGTGGTATACAGCAAGGATACTTTCAGTTACAGTGTGCATTACTTCTATGATGGAATAGAGGATGTGCAGGCTTTGGAGTCAGGCATCGGAGAATTTGAAAGCCAGGTAACGACTTATAAAGAAAAGCTGAGAACAAAGTATGCACTTGATTATGTAGAGAATTTGCCTCTGACAATCGGGACTGATATATCAAAGAATGTTATTAATGTTTATTATGCATTAGATGATAATGGGGATGAAATCCCGGATAAGTACCAGATTATATTCACTTATGTAAGTGCAGGAAATGGTAGCGTAGACGGTGATGCAGAGGAAGTTCATACATTCAAAGATAATGATGGCAACTATATTAAACCTACACCTACAAGTCCAAAGGCCAACATAATTGTAAATGCAGATAATAAATATGCATTTGACTACTGGACCGATAGCGAAATTAATGACTACACTCCTGACATGTCAAAGATGAAGTCAAATACCTATCTGGTAAATACCACTTTCATCGCATACTTTGATGTTGATGAAATCGGTATAGAAGTGCCAAATGAACCAGACGGAGTACCTGATAAGTACCAGATTAAGTTCCAATATGTATCGGAAGACACAAATCGCGGAACAGTATCAGGAAGGGTAACTGAAGTCAAGACTGTCTATGAAATCGTTACAGGAGAAGATGGTAATGACCATAGGGAACTGAGACCTGCAAGTCCAGATGCTAACGTAACAGTATCCAGCCTCGGAAGCTATTCATTCAATAACTGGACAGACGGAAGCACGGGTTATGCCAACGCGGATGAAATTAGAGCTGCAGAGTTCACACAGAGTACCACGTTTACCGCACAATTTAGATTTAACGGCGGTGGCGGTACTGGTCCTGGCGGTGGCGGAGGCCCCAGCGGCAACACCGAAGGCAACGGACGTTACAACCCATCAACCGTTGGCCCGGGTACAACAACCATCACTCCAGAAGATGTGCCGTTAGCACCTCTTCCAGAATCACCAGTAGATGTAACCTTAATTGATGACGGCGAAGTGCCGTTGGCACCACTGCCAAAGACAGGTCAGACATCTATGAGAACCACATTGACCATGATGTTATCAGGAATCTTTGTTGCGGTAACAGCGTTGAGCAAGAAACGTAAAGAAGAGGATTCATAACAGTCCATTACAGTCAATGTAAAACAAAATAGCAGTATAACAGGAACCCCTGGTCAATATGGCCAGGGGTTCTTTTACTGTGTCACAGTAAAAATAAACCACCTGCTCTGCAGGTGGAGGGAATATCTTCAGATAAAAGCAACTCCTGTGCTAAAATAGATGTAGGTCTGCAAACCACAAATAAAAAAGCACAGGAGGTCCAAAAATGGACAATAACAGTTTAGCTCATACAAAAGTACAGTTTACAAGGGACTACACAGGGTAACGGTCTGACGG
Coding sequences within:
- a CDS encoding doubled motif LPXTG anchor domain-containing protein; this encodes MEGRKRSGMLKKSVYNMRKRLVAFALAAAMVCTNVGADLNAAYAATSSSESVTFEMTGSQLVTAIEEAIENGNVISPGDLDFTNGDIAKFESLFYGEGKVLEVFPDPDGGSMDAELRVFVRLPEDADDMYMVTGDEEIIFLYVNNGEDTISCSTNITRMEDGVEKVKKTKRITVKSFEAAYGDEEINYISKPAEETTAPAPEDVNGPGTEETTAPDTTAPTDEGTVDDTTTVAPGENESTDAPTEEQTTAPEEGSTAPTEGETETSSEVAPTEEATTEEAITAPEATEEKAQEATEAETKETEAPEPEAAVEPEEVSGEPVASIIRHYAPVVADNEEGNAEDAPKAEEAKEPEAEPEEKEEPVKETEAPTEKETEAPTPAETESTTEAQEGNTEESTTAAPDETSGETGESTDPSETTTEGTTTVPSEGDETTAPETTTEATETPAATEAVQVGTPSEVTKPEVQPEDTVNKASTTDLVGMGYCSTAKVYTTTINQLKALDDFDGYKITYSINPGASARIVDGARGVAEGESLTFGVKNQIGFAVESVTANGEALVADSVADNEDGSQTAWYTVSDIYEEQEVEVYTVETDVHPAFDAELVMDDGMVIHIMAEEGVLPAGVKATAVRVNNNVEAAVQEILSADTEKNVSSVMAYDINLWLGDKLLDAEMWSGSRLVNVTFTGKPIIEQSAEADVVEVVCVETVQDANKEEKEKAASQESEFAPEDIVKVETVSETVDVQGEQTVGEISFEAEHFTIYAVVSGNKQLKSVTIAVGGKLTLYNEDSRNRPLNADWSVTSGFDVIKFASGNARNRSSIEIVGLVPGTATVKADSGYWQEYSYTIIVAGSSGINAEYWITNQEVTGSDGRQSKNISSADLNQYGDGGVSVDEMAPATGNRGNDELIFWHARVLPTNNHQTNGAGVNRVNDGQRIEKLRFFNENVQYYTSSGSWKNFAATDQLVFYYLQRTELAKQVEIAVSDWWANTGGNTRKIKYELIDELSGNIMGSSSTSYHDQHPGVSGIYITPNLDNAYSVSKVTVDNVEIDWENGFSVGWSNSSQTVTVRIYIKPNEANLQIQYLTEDGQPLTGVMDSSTLGVLTKEGTDFAGYVRNGWLLKTQIEGYYGETYTIYTDLRSISSLKEYALNYEYLSAEVSDNNTVLKLYYRSISHEYTVNYYKDSTSANNFLGKVEGTGAVGDAIPADLSKFAPAGYVVPGTRSGATNISADGGDVVNVVYSKDTFSYSVHYFYDGIEDVQALESGIGEFESQVTTYKEKLRTKYALDYVENLPLTIGTDISKNVINVYYALDDNGDEIPDKYQIIFTYVSAGNGSVDGDAEEVHTFKDNDGNYIKPTPTSPKANIIVNADNKYAFDYWTDSEINDYTPDMSKMKSNTYLVNTTFIAYFDVDEIGIEVPNEPDGVPDKYQIKFQYVSEDTNRGTVSGRVTEVKTVYEIVTGEDGNDHRELRPASPDANVTVSSLGSYSFNNWTDGSTGYANADEIRAAEFTQSTTFTAQFRFNGGGGTGPGGGGGPSGNTEGNGRYNPSTVGPGTTTITPEDVPLAPLPESPVDVTLIDDGEVPLAPLPKTGQTSMRTTLTMMLSGIFVAVTALSKKRKEEDS